In a single window of the Renibacterium salmoninarum ATCC 33209 genome:
- a CDS encoding polyphosphate kinase 2 family protein, giving the protein MASKHGFKKSPAELLVVGPEFNLDQVDTSGAPGFSGKKRDAEQVLAEGERKLSVLQEQLFAQSKFGGKHSVLLVLQAMDTAGKGGIVSHVVGSVDPQGMQLHAFKAPTDEEKQHDFLWRIEKGVPKAGMLGVFDRSHYEDVLIHRVHGWADETELERRYQAINDFEEQLTSNGTKIVKVMLDISPETQKERLTARLAEPTKHWKYSPTDVTEREFWPQYMEAYQLAFEKTSTKIAPWHVVPADKKWYARLAVQELLLDAFESLDLSWPEGDYDLALERKRVAAS; this is encoded by the coding sequence ATGGCATCGAAGCACGGGTTTAAGAAATCGCCCGCTGAATTACTTGTTGTTGGACCAGAGTTCAACCTCGATCAGGTGGACACCTCGGGGGCGCCCGGATTTAGCGGCAAAAAGCGCGACGCAGAACAAGTCCTGGCCGAGGGAGAACGTAAACTTTCGGTCTTACAGGAACAGCTCTTTGCCCAGAGCAAATTTGGTGGTAAGCATTCAGTATTACTCGTCTTGCAAGCCATGGACACGGCAGGAAAAGGCGGCATCGTTTCTCACGTTGTGGGCTCGGTTGATCCGCAGGGTATGCAGCTGCATGCGTTCAAGGCGCCCACCGATGAAGAGAAGCAGCACGATTTTCTTTGGCGCATTGAGAAGGGAGTACCAAAGGCTGGAATGCTGGGCGTCTTCGATCGCTCACACTACGAAGACGTGCTCATTCATCGCGTGCATGGCTGGGCAGACGAAACCGAGTTGGAACGTCGGTACCAAGCCATCAACGATTTTGAAGAGCAGCTCACTTCGAATGGAACCAAGATTGTTAAAGTGATGTTGGACATCAGCCCGGAGACTCAAAAGGAGCGCTTGACTGCGCGTCTGGCTGAACCAACTAAACACTGGAAATACAGCCCAACTGATGTCACAGAGCGCGAATTTTGGCCGCAGTATATGGAGGCGTATCAACTAGCCTTCGAAAAGACCAGCACCAAGATTGCGCCTTGGCACGTGGTACCGGCGGATAAGAAATGGTACGCACGGCTTGCGGTTCAGGAGCTGCTATTGGACGCCTTTGAATCACTTGACTTGAGCTGGCCCGAGGGAGACTACGATCTTGCGTTAGAGCGCAAACGAGTTGCCGCCTCATAA
- the xseA gene encoding exodeoxyribonuclease VII large subunit, whose amino-acid sequence MNEPVESSPEHPVPQSTLPTTAAETTADRPWPLRMLSEKLKAHIDRAPAAWVEGQVIELNRRANISYLTLRDVDAEISLSVTLFGSALDAMAVPLERGARVVAQLKPDFWMKTGRLSMQGRQIKAVGLGDLLARIEALRQALAAEGIFDAERKKKLPLLPNRIGLITGRDSDAMKDVLRNATLRWPAVQFEVREVAVQGVNSVSQVSAALAELDADDRVDVIVIARGGGSLEDLLGFSNETLIRAVSAAHTPVVSAIGHEADRPLLDEVADLRASTPTDAAKRIVPDLAEELGLVNQARYQLQRSLTLFLHREQDRLQQLRSRPVLAQPDGMIAVRREDLVRLQDRAFGSISTMVARHQDTLAHLLSQVRSLSPQKTLDRGYAVLQLSDGAVVSSPDQAPDGTSLRVRLARGMIDAVSQGKASPQKGTS is encoded by the coding sequence ATGAACGAACCAGTCGAATCCAGCCCCGAACATCCAGTGCCGCAAAGTACGTTGCCGACGACGGCGGCAGAAACCACCGCGGACAGGCCTTGGCCCCTGCGCATGCTGTCTGAAAAACTGAAGGCGCACATCGACCGGGCTCCCGCCGCTTGGGTCGAAGGGCAAGTCATCGAGCTGAATCGCCGAGCTAACATAAGCTATCTGACCTTGCGAGATGTTGATGCCGAAATCTCTTTGAGTGTGACTCTTTTTGGCTCTGCACTGGACGCGATGGCGGTCCCGCTGGAACGCGGTGCCCGCGTGGTTGCGCAACTAAAACCCGACTTCTGGATGAAAACTGGCCGGTTGTCGATGCAGGGCCGGCAAATCAAAGCAGTCGGTTTAGGCGATCTACTTGCTCGAATTGAGGCGTTACGGCAGGCGTTGGCCGCCGAAGGAATTTTTGATGCGGAACGAAAAAAGAAACTTCCGCTGTTGCCGAACCGAATCGGCCTTATTACTGGCCGAGACTCGGACGCTATGAAGGATGTGCTGCGCAACGCGACCTTACGCTGGCCTGCTGTGCAGTTTGAGGTCCGCGAAGTAGCGGTCCAGGGCGTCAATTCGGTCAGCCAGGTCAGTGCCGCGTTGGCCGAGCTCGACGCCGATGATCGGGTAGACGTCATTGTGATTGCGCGCGGCGGCGGTTCCTTAGAGGACCTATTGGGATTCAGCAACGAGACGCTTATCCGTGCGGTGTCGGCGGCACACACGCCAGTGGTCAGCGCCATTGGCCATGAAGCGGATCGCCCCCTGCTTGATGAAGTTGCGGATTTGCGTGCTTCGACGCCAACCGACGCCGCTAAGCGAATCGTGCCCGACCTGGCTGAGGAGCTCGGCTTGGTCAACCAAGCTCGTTACCAACTCCAACGTTCGCTGACGCTATTCTTGCACCGCGAGCAAGACCGTTTGCAGCAATTGCGCTCCCGACCAGTGCTCGCTCAGCCTGATGGCATGATCGCGGTACGACGGGAAGACTTAGTCCGCCTTCAAGACCGCGCATTTGGCTCAATTTCAACTATGGTCGCCAGGCATCAAGATACTTTGGCCCATCTGCTGTCCCAGGTGCGTTCGCTGTCGCCGCAAAAGACCTTGGACCGCGGTTATGCAGTCCTGCAGCTATCCGACGGTGCCGTGGTGAGTTCCCCCGATCAGGCTCCGGACGGTACCTCGTTGCGCGTCAGACTCGCGCGTGGAATGATCGACGCCGTTTCCCAAGGCAAAGCCAGCCCCCAGAAAGGAACATCGTGA
- a CDS encoding 4-hydroxy-3-methylbut-2-enyl diphosphate reductase, whose protein sequence is MTSTAVSVPMPTIPRKRRSPEEIAAASPATAAKKVLLAAPRGYCAGVDRAVIAVEKALEHYGPPVYVRKQIVHNVHVVSSLEAQGAIFVEENEEVPERALVIFSAHGVSPAVIQSAEDRGLRTIDATCPLVTKVHREAVRFARDDFDILLIGHEGHEEVEGTAGEAPEHIQIINGPHEVDKVKVRDPEKVIWLSQTTLSVDETMETVRMLKERFPTLQDPPSDDICYATTNRQVAIKKIAPQAELVIVVGSANSSNSVRLVKVALEHGAKASYRVDFANEVDESWFEGVATVGVTSGASVPEVLVRDVLSLLADYGYGDVEEVVTAEEDLLFSLPKELRSTLKKAGDSSRALGGRGQRPER, encoded by the coding sequence ATGACCAGTACCGCCGTTTCCGTGCCGATGCCAACTATTCCGCGCAAGCGGCGTAGTCCGGAAGAGATCGCTGCGGCTTCACCAGCAACCGCTGCGAAGAAGGTGCTGCTGGCGGCTCCGCGCGGCTACTGCGCCGGTGTTGATCGCGCTGTGATCGCGGTAGAGAAGGCCCTGGAGCATTACGGCCCGCCGGTATATGTTCGGAAGCAGATTGTGCACAACGTGCACGTAGTTTCTTCGCTCGAGGCGCAAGGTGCCATTTTCGTTGAGGAAAACGAAGAGGTTCCCGAGAGAGCTTTGGTGATTTTTTCAGCGCATGGCGTTTCGCCAGCGGTGATTCAGTCCGCTGAAGATCGAGGCCTGCGCACAATCGATGCAACGTGCCCGTTGGTGACTAAGGTGCACCGCGAGGCAGTGCGCTTTGCCCGCGACGATTTTGATATTTTACTGATCGGCCACGAGGGCCACGAAGAAGTTGAAGGCACAGCAGGCGAAGCCCCAGAGCATATTCAGATCATCAATGGTCCGCACGAAGTCGACAAAGTAAAGGTGCGCGATCCGGAGAAGGTTATTTGGCTTTCTCAGACGACCTTGAGCGTTGACGAGACGATGGAAACCGTCAGAATGCTCAAGGAACGCTTTCCGACTCTGCAAGATCCGCCCAGCGACGATATTTGTTACGCGACAACCAACCGACAGGTGGCCATCAAAAAGATTGCGCCGCAAGCGGAGCTCGTGATTGTTGTTGGCTCAGCGAATTCCTCTAATTCGGTACGCCTAGTTAAAGTAGCTTTGGAGCACGGCGCAAAAGCTTCCTACCGAGTCGATTTTGCAAATGAGGTCGATGAGTCTTGGTTTGAGGGTGTCGCCACTGTCGGAGTTACTTCTGGTGCTTCAGTGCCTGAAGTCTTGGTGCGGGATGTCTTGAGCTTGCTTGCTGACTACGGCTATGGCGACGTCGAAGAGGTAGTGACTGCCGAAGAAGACTTGCTGTTCTCGCTGCCAAAGGAATTGCGCAGCACACTCAAAAAGGCTGGCGATTCATCGCGGGCTTTGGGCGGCCGGGGCCAGCGACCCGAACGTTAA
- a CDS encoding exodeoxyribonuclease VII small subunit — translation MKENEVLETHDSSTDNLSYEQAREELVTVVAKLEAGGASLEESLALWERGEALALRCEHRLEGVQKRLDAAKAATEKA, via the coding sequence GTGAAAGAAAACGAAGTTTTAGAAACTCACGATTCAAGCACTGACAATTTAAGCTACGAACAGGCCCGCGAAGAGCTTGTTACTGTGGTTGCCAAATTAGAAGCGGGCGGAGCCAGCCTCGAAGAATCACTAGCGCTCTGGGAGCGTGGCGAAGCTTTGGCATTGCGTTGCGAGCATCGGCTCGAAGGCGTGCAAAAACGCCTCGATGCAGCTAAAGCGGCGACAGAAAAAGCCTAA